AAAAGTCGCATGAACGAGACGTTTCTCTAAAAGTTGGattcaaatatttgttgttttagatcCTTTATGTGGTCTGACTCACTCTCCAAAACACCAGAAACAATTTGCAGACTTCTCCAAATCAGCTCTGCTTTCTGGGCAAAAACTCCCAATACAATTAATGGTATCCATCGTGCAGGATCAGGGTCAGCTAACCACAGCGAtgtgctgctctgcatgcaCGGGATAAAGCACGAGGGTTTGCATTGGATTGCGCACAGTAATACCATGCTGTAATGTCcatatttgtgattttaaataCGCTGACTAGTATAAGGTGGTTATTTAATATAGTACAGGAGCCTTTGAACGCGTTAAAGAGGACTCAAAGAAAGCCTAACAAACAGTCGCTATGATCGCGTAATGCAAACAATAAAATGAGGAAACGAAACGACCTCTGACCTCCAACCCTcactttcataaaaaaaataaaaagctcatttaaaTATCACCAGCATCAGAATTTAGGTAATATtatcatatataatatacaaCATGCATCTATCATGATTCGTTATTAACGACGAGTTTAAATACACCCATCGTGGTGTTTCCTCGTGGCtctatttgttattatttatcagCTGTTCCTTCAGATGGAAATAACAAACCTCCGTTCCAGCTTTCGTTAAATAATCTACTTGTATAATAATGCTCCGTTTTTCTCGTGACCCACAGCACGAGTTTACAACGAATGTGTTTCAACCGAAAGTGTGTGCCTGTGAACATTGAACGCATCATCTGGACCAATTTCAGCTTTGGTTACGAAATGCATTAATGTTATAAAAGcccagttgttttttttgttggtacACATTCATTGcttttgttataaaataaagCCAAACAACGACAGATATTCTGACATGCCTCCATTTTATATGCTGTGTTAAAACCACCGTAAAGCCTTGCACACTGATCTGCGTAAACACTGCAATTATAGGAGGTCTGTGATCACATATTTGGGtcaaatagtaaataaaatcaTGCATTCATATTTCGAAATGACTTAGATATtgtagactgtgtgtgtgaggccttAACGTTAAGTGGTAGCAATATAATGTGTGTTATCGAATTACGGTTTGATATCCAATGTAATGTTTTTGACCGATGTTGTGCTTTCCGTCTGCCAAACTAAACAGACGGACTAAGCCTGCTGCAGTTTAGTTCTACACTCCTCCATGATTACTTTAACTATGTGTGCATGCGGACGAAGAGGGAGGTCatattgttttcagtttgcCCAACACATGGACGCGTATTATCACATGCATTCACTCTGTAATGCAGTGTGGGGAAATTACGCTTCAAATTGCATTGGAAATCAGCCCGTTTTTCGAGCTTAAATACAGCGTAACAAATACGAGACATTATCCCAAAATGCCCTTAGTATTTATGCTTGTGTGGAGGCTGCTCTTTATGGTTAAACGGcctgttttcatattttcatccatcatgtttattttggtttaataaATTGGATTTTCTGTTTCTACTATACTCGGTTGTGATTGGATGAGTTATAGCCACgcaaaatactcaaaataaaatattgattttccAATTTAAAGTTAATTTCTATTGCACTATGAGTGTGCAGGACGCCGGAGAGACCCAGACctcacatcccataatgcactttAATGTTTCTGTGCGTAAATACGTctttgtttgagtgtgtggagGATTGGAAGTGATtccgtttttttatttacagcttaatgccctgtttttttatttgcatctactaaaccacatttgtttttctaacgtgtttaatattttataaatgagctcttgtgtttctctgttctGAAATGAGTGTGTTTACTCCATATTTTGAAGCTAATACTtgtgtaatattttaaatgcaggactttgacttCTTAGTATTCCTATcttactttaactcaagtacaggatctgagtactcctcccacctctggcAACATGTGCGAAATAACATACTGATACACCCATTTTAAGTTCATCTCTGCACCCATAAAAGTTTAACAGCACCGTGGAGGAAGCCTCAGTGACCCAGACAAAGTTCCCGCACCCCAGGCGGTGTGATTCGGGGACTATGAGCGCCTTACCAGATGAGGGCCGGTCCGAGTAGCGCGTACAGTAAACCCACGCGGGCCACAGCATCGGCTGGCTGTCTTTCGTCTTGGCCGGAGAGCCTCCATTGCTGCCAGCCGAGGGGCTGTCTGCGTACCGTCCGGTGCCCGCCGCTTCGCCCTGCTTACTGGACTGCTTGGACGAAGGcgaggaggagggggatgaagaggaaggtgaggaagaggaagtgctGTCGCTGCTAGAGTCCAGACAGAGGCTCCCGGTGTGCGGCCTCGCTGTCAGCGGGTTCACGTTTTCCCTGCCCGGCGTCTGGCTCCGGTAGCTCGGCTCCTTCCTGCAGCCGAAGTCCGGTCTCAAGATGTTGTCTATGAAAAAGTTCGTGGTTCTGTGGTTCTGTTGTGCAGCTTGGTGCGGTAAAATCACGGGAGGGGATGGGAGGTTTGGCGACAGGGACATGCTCTCCTCCTCGGTGGAGTCCCGGCTGCTGCTGCCGGGCTCCTTGTGCTCCTCCATGCCTGGTGACGGTGAGAAATTTCGGCTTCAAAAACGCCAAACTCCACTTGTTGCTCCCGCCCCCCCGTCCGTATCCAATTTAGACGCGCTGCATGAAGCCTCTAGAATAAAACACCTGTGTTATATTTCACCTACAAAAACATGCCTCCTAAAAAGCCTTCCGGGCATACGGAGCAGCTCCACGTTATAACCAGTCCGGTGTCCGGTGCTGCGTAATATCAGTGTGTGCGCTTCCCAAACTCTCCTGAATCCGTTATCTCCCCCCGagtgttttttcctttctcttacACCCAGACGGAAGCACATGTGTGCAGAGGACCAATCAGGAGCCAGAATCGTCCCTGTCACTATTAAGGACAGCCAATTAGATGAGAGTTCGGTGAGCGTACACATAAAGGCCgtatagaaaacaaaaacaacatccagcATTATACAAGGCACACAGGACGACAGTAAGAGGGTTGTATTCttaaatcatgtgttttttaaaactattttcacacagaggtggaagaagtactcttaAGTAAACGTAAATACTACggtgtaaaaatactcagctacaaataaaagtaatgcattCACAATAAGTAAAAAAGTACGAGCATTAAGAGgactttaagtaccaaaagtaaaagtactcgttgTGTAAAACAGCCATTTTAAGCAccagatatatttaaatgattgtatgTTCAATGGAGATGAATTCATAAAAATATTACATCATCAAAATTACTTAatggtgttttaaatgtttagtttggGCTAATTTACCCCTGTGTTCATTGTTTTTAGAGGCATATCTTTATTAGGCATGGTCATTTATTATATTGCATTCAGCTGTCGTTTTTCTCTtgcaataagtgcaataaaccatgaaaATTCAAACTCAAAACAGAACGAAAAATGCAGGTTTAATGGCTCCAAACAAGCCATCCCGTGTAAGAGCTGGTGCATTTGTTTCTAATGAGCTAAACCCTTTAATAGTTATTTTGTGTTCTAATGGTGCAGCCAAAACGGCGTAATTAGCGTAAAATATCACTAAACTAAGGTAAATATGTGCAAACACGTATCTTTCTAAGTTAAATATAATAGAACATGTGCTCAATAAGTAATTATTGAAGATAAAAGTCTCTAAAAAGGTCGATTTGATCATTTTCACTCGCAGTTCTGTTTCACTTTCTCTCAAATGAATGACCTGTGTTTCCTTCTCTAACGTCACGAATTTACgccatatttattatttaaacatctcATTTTTTGACAACCCAGTTTTTGGCAGAAGAACAAAACAAGGcctatttatctttttttattatccagGATTAAGTTTTTAGCGACACAATGAGGTGTGGAAAGCGATTGTAGTTTTGTAAAATCTCCCCAATAAGACTACAATTGCCAGCAGGCTTTAATTGGCGatgtgaaataataatattaataatgagtGGGGACGTGTTGATGTGTAACACAGTGAAATCTTTATCCCATGCACTGCAGCTTGAAGTGGGACGCCATGGCTACTTAATTAAATTCCAATTAGGACAGTATCACTGTGCTGTTTATCCGCAGCGCATTGTGGGTAAATGAGCTCTCAGTCTGCTCTTATCTGGCGCTGCAAAGAGAGGCTCGTGCAGAAGATAATTTATAGCTTTTAATTAGTCTTCATGCCTGAATACAAGCCGAGTCAAAAGCCTGTCACCGGCCCCTGGCAGGGCCCTTAATCAAAGTGAAGCAGGGGCCACGTAATTTCGAAGGTGCTGATAAAGCTTGTTGAATAATAGCGAGGGCCCTCCGAGACACCATTTACAGAAATGACTTTATTGACGGCTTAACGTTGGTAATTCATTTCGCCTTTCATGTATCGCGAGCCGGATTTGTCGCCGTAATGGGATGATAAATGCACTGACGGATCGCAGCGCGCGGTTTATTGAGTAGCCTATatactgccacacacacacacacacacacacacacacacacacacacacacacacacacacacacacacacacacacacacacacacacacacactctgtgatgAGGCTCTTGTTGAGAAGGTGTGCTTTTATAAGAAGAAAGTCATGTTTCCTCATTTTCGTATTTTTTTAGACAAAGTTATTTCCTTAAAGGATTAGATGCCAACACCATATGAAGTAAAACGGTCTTTACAAACAGCTGCTcaacatttaatgtattatctttATCTTTTGTCTTCATTCAGGCCTCTGAAAGTATAGCTTTAGATGTATGGACGTGTTTTGAATCACTATTGTAAAATAGTACAAATTATGTCCTAAAAAGTCCCATTTCTTCATTAAAGAAAAGCATTGAGTTTGATATTAAAAATCCTAAATATTAGCTATGCTCTTTTTAAATCCTAGAGTCAAGGATAAGACCATGCTGTGAAGAAACACagagatttaaaatgaaaactttaATAGTGGGTCTAATTAAATAATCAAGTCCTGTTAAACTGAAACAGAacctgtagttttttttaatgtgcaaaaTGAAATATTCCTCTTTCAAATATAAGAGAATAAATGATTGAGTGCTGCATTTTTAGATAACCATGTGGTGCATAAATATGAACATGCAGATTCTCACCTTCTCTTTTGGCTCCTGTCCACTCCAACACtgcctctgtttttttgttattgttttttcatgttatttgatttagtttgtgcaacaaaaaaaaatcctcttcaCATCAGATGCATTAATAGTGTTTCAGATGAAAAGGTGTGATAGTCTGAGGGAAGTTGGACAGTGATGCAGCTGCATGCTTGTGCTGCCACCTAGAGGATGGGACATAGTGGTTTTACAGTACTTGAGAAATGTTTAAGAGGTTGTAAGCTTCTCGGTTTTTCAGCCAGTGagtaatgtacattttcaagAACTTGCTTTACCATCATTTGGCAGGTGGGACTTGCCCTGGTTTTGCACGCACACaacttttaatgtgtgtgtttccataaGCATGACAATAATCAGAGTAGTGCACAGAGGCTTGATTCTCACCTGTCCTCAGTACAAAAACAATGAGTAATGTTGGGTGAAAAACGTGCATTAAATGAGAGGGTGAATGCAGTTGAAGTCTATTATGTGCATATTTTTTGGCATGGAACTATGTGAGTTCCTTGTAGTCCACATCTGGAAACCCAGAGCGTAAAAAGCAAGTATAAAGCTTTGGTGACATCTAGTGACTGCGATGTGTAAGTGGTCAATGCATTGGTGACATGTCTAGCCAGGGATCCTCACCTGGCTTTGCATGTGGAGCACTTTTGCAAAAAAGACAGGGGGCCAGGATCCAAGTATTACACAAGTTATCAGAAACACATAAACTGCTCCTACTTGGGGCTGAGTGAGGTGCATAATTAAGCTCTTATAGtgtgaaataaacataaatatactcAAATATAAACTATACTCCCAATATGCATACACAGAACTAAATGCATGACATGTCAATTTTCATTTTGCAAATACAAAATCCAATTCCAATCCAGCTAAACCGACAATGGATCCATTGCAATACTGTGTTTGTCCACTAGGTGTCAGACTACCACTGGAAAAGGTCAGAGTTAAATGGTCAATTATATAAATCCTCTTTATTTACAGCAACTAATAGTGCTTTATGTTATCTGAAATGCATTACAACATAAGGAACCTcaataaaaacaccaaaatCTGATCAAATATAACTAAATTGCTCATAAATTAGAGACAGCCTAGACACTTTTCACACATGTCATGCATATAAACGTGCAGATTTACTTTTGGAAAGAAGGTGTTTTAATAAtgcttatgtttatataaatatatgttcttctttctttaaCTTTCATTGTTTATACACGTATTTCTACTCTATTTctcagtttcttttatttatatttgattgtatttcctTCTTAAATGGAGCTGAAACCTAAGTTCCCGGAGGATAATAATAGCTATATTCAATGGAAGTTGaatttgcaaaacaaaagtTACAGGTACGAGAAACGAGGATGAAATTTCAATTTGGCGACACTTAACCCCATTACTTCCTGCCATAGGATTAAAATGCCAGCAATGTACAGACGCCATGTTTGCATACTAAACGATGATTATCATTCCCTCAgtttctctccccttctctccctctttctctctccccagTAATAATACATGAagggctcctcttcctcatccatTAATCAGGAGGGAGACCGAGGTAAAGGAGGGCTGATCTTtggcctccacacacacacacacacacacacacacacacacacacacacacacacacacacacacacacacacacacacacacacacacacacacacacacacacacacacacacacactcactcacctATCATTAATAATTGAAGGGATATTAATGCAGATAAATAATTAAGCTTTGGGGGATCTCTTCAGAGTCCTAATGAGGCGAGGGGACAGATTGCTCCACAGTTTTATTACACCGTGCTGAGAAGTTAGTGAAAGCTTAAGGTGATGATAAATGACCGCCATTTAGTAATTGGCAAATTAAATCGATGCAGACACTTTGCCGGGCGTGTGTTAACACAATTAAGCCATCCTGCTTAAAGCAGATATGTAGATCATGTGTATTTAGGGATGGACATGTTGGAAGACATTTGAGGGTAATGCCTTATGATTTAAAAGATCCTCTGGTTCAGAATTTGATCAATACCTTAGCTGTTCTGATCTGTATCCActcatccctcctctgttgcttttcctgtggttttttttcctgtgaaaGGGATACTTTTGAGGATTTTCCACATCTGAATCAGGGGTTATAAGGACAGAGGGGATCGTATGATGAACAGATTGTAAAGATTGTTGAGGGAGATTTGTCAAAGGTACTGGTGTGTGAAGTACCGTGGCATCATGGGAGTTTGAAGATGCAATTTCTTATTGTACAGGAAGTTTTTGAGAGGTTTCTACATCCAGACGTCTGATGATTACCATCTTTGCACCATCTTTACAGTTAAAAAGAACCTGAAGGGTTTGTTGTTAAAATGTGGCTTCAAACTGGATAATTTCACTGAGGCATGCTCAGAGGGGAAACGCAGCTATTACAGGAGACCAAATTAAACATGGTACGTTAGCTAGCAGTGCTACGTACAGAAGATATAGCACACAGACTTTAACTCACTTCAATGCAGAAAGCTAATATATTATAGGTTTTTAAAGGCTTATCTGACGGCAAAACATTGCACCACAATTCATCGTATCCAAAAATCCAGTTTATTGACGAGTAGACATCAAGGGAAAATGgcttttatgtttgaaaatcTGGAATATTAGCTTGCACGTATGTGATATTTCTAAGAGTGTAGATCACGTCGACCATGAAGGCAACATCTCTGCTCATGTGTCTCCAGGAAAACAGCATTATTGCGTAATTCCTCCTTTATTCTGAGTGTTTATGTGGCCTACATAATGGGACACATCAAGACGTATTCAGTACTGCATGTATACGTGACTTcaggggtctgtgtgtgtgtgtgtgtgtgtgtgtgtgtgtgtgtgtgtgtgtgtgtgtgtgtgtgtgtgtgtgtgtgtgtgtgtgtgtgtgtcctcatcATCCATGCTGCCTGGGGCCACAGTAACCTTTCCCCCGACTCTCTGAGGATggttcctccctctctctgccgtCGCCCGGCCTGTCAGTGCCGTCAGCCGGAGGAGATGTGAAAGATATAGTCCCGCTCATTGGCTTTGTTACAATAAAAGCTCCGGCTCCAATGACTTATTTCCTTAACCTTTACTCCCCTATATTCAGACATGACAGATTGAATGACACGGGATTAGAAAAACCTCCTCAGAGACACGTGATGAATTAATGATACCCGGGATAAATCCTTGTCAGATTTGAAAGCAGACAAATGACAGcccctttttttctgtaatctAAGGGAAATAAAGCCATCTGAATAAAATTCTGTATATTGGTTAATGTGCAAACTGCAGGCAggagaaatgtgtcatttttaagCGACTGCATTTCATGTTAACGCCTCAAACCTGGATTTGTTTCCTGTTGCTTAAGAGTAAGTCCACATAAGAGCTTTAGAAATACAATTAGTTTCTGTGTGAGGCGGATGGggaacatattttaaaagctcTTAAAAAGTGAAAGCTAAGGGAGGAGGCAGGACATGAATAATGACGATATAAAtttgagagaaagaggggatgaGGACACCAGCAGGCAGGGAGAGGTGGATGACGGGTGACGAGCtgagggttgtgtgtgtgtgtgtgtgtgtgtgtgtgtgtgtgtgtgtgtgtgtgtgtgtgtgtgtgtgtgtgtgtgtgtgtgtgtgtgtgtgtgtgtgtgtgtgtgtgtgtgtgtgtgtgtgtgtgtgtgtgtgtgtgtgtgagagattgaTCTCTGCGTAGGCTCCTTTAGCCCCTCATTATGGCTCAGCCTGGAGAACAAGACAGCGATGAGTTTCTGACAGTTATTTCATTCTCCTGCCGGCCTGTAAATCATCTGCAGGTTCCTATATGTCTGGATATTATAAGACCAAAGTGTCCTCACAAAGACAGATAAAATAGTTagggtttgttttattattataatgaataTCCGTTCAATATCTTTTGTTTAAATTGACTTTTATAGTTAGATTGCCCTCACACTCACATGCTACGATTAGCATAGCCTAAGATACCATAGCATAGAAAATCCTAGCAGGGGAAAACAGCTGGCTGTGTTGTTTACATATGTCTGTGACTAGAGATGctacttgttttttaaacagaacCATGTTAGCTGTTCCTTCCTTCTTCtgtatttatgctaagctaagctagcaaCCTCCTTCTCTTCAATTTAGCGTACAGATGTGAGATTTgtacagcaaaaacaaaagtgtttcaAACTGTTCCTTGTAAACGAGAGAGTAAGTAATTCCCATTTTGAGTCATTTtgcatgacatttaaataaagaataatgcATGCAGTACGTTCTCTCAGAGATACTGAACTAAAACTAGATTCAATTTGAGTCACAATGACAAGATTTACTTTAAAGTATGACGTCATCCTGCAGTGGTGCCTTTATTATCTCCCATTACAGGACAGTGTTCAGAAACGACAAATAATGAGAGCGAAGTTGGGGTCAGAGAAGGTTCTCTCCTTACATCAGGAGGAAATACTTTACATAAtctaattattttacattagcATTATTACTGGAGGATCTTCCTCCTGCTTGGCCAGGATGGGAATATTAAGGCTGTCTTTCTTGGCTGTTTGCTCTTCGTCAAAGCCCAAGTTAAAATGTCTTGTCTAGTGTAACTAAACCAAATATGGGTGGTAGTAATaggaaaaaaacccacattttaaGCGGGAAAAAACACGTTTCTGTATGACTTTAATACAAAGGATGTATTCAAGTTGTTATATTTGCAGCATAGCTCACACATTGATGCTAAAATGACTCAAAGAGCAgctttaaatcaataaaaatcaCCTTTGCTGCGACTGCATCCTTTCAGTGTGCAGGAGATATGTTCATGaagctttttccttttctcaaaAGCACTCACAACATTATATTA
The Eleginops maclovinus isolate JMC-PN-2008 ecotype Puerto Natales chromosome 24, JC_Emac_rtc_rv5, whole genome shotgun sequence DNA segment above includes these coding regions:
- the LOC134861010 gene encoding homeobox protein engrailed-1-B-like — its product is MEEHKEPGSSSRDSTEEESMSLSPNLPSPPVILPHQAAQQNHRTTNFFIDNILRPDFGCRKEPSYRSQTPGRENVNPLTARPHTGSLCLDSSSDSTSSSSPSSSSPSSSPSSKQSSKQGEAAGTGRYADSPSAGSNGGSPAKTKDSQPMLWPAWVYCTRYSDRPSSGPRTRKLKKKKSSPKEDKRPRTAFTAEQLQRLKTEFQTNRYITEQRRQALAQELNLNESQIKIWFQNKRAKIKKATGYKNGLALQLMAQGLYNHSTTTVQEEREESE